In bacterium, a single window of DNA contains:
- a CDS encoding M20/M25/M40 family metallo-hydrolase → MTWNQMVVACRWWLVSLAVAFAVSGQSPAVLVRFDLRQPEEVSRLQGLPLKVCLRTDNFVLATVAVTELPHLQRSGLAHEIVDREAWSQPYYLLGRPALAKTLPAGRTAKVIVESATETVVKMSAAEALLAAQQGLQPVRLAERPLPLVAGGPQFHPQLAAAGADTMLQRLVKQVSDSTIGAYLRRLEDFRSRYSFSDSIVPARQWLFKKFQEFGYTNVRFDPFPWFNTTQLNVVATKPGTHKTPRLIIVGGHYDSVVYDGGNAAVYAPGVDDNGSGTVGTLEVARVLAGEELETTVLFIPFAGEEQGLGGSQHFAENALNQGLPIDLVLNMDMIANVADAYPDFNILTDRPTEGFARLVEQLTRQYSTLIPVVAPSGSGSDHFYFQQYGFRALFIQEGDFSPHWHLSSDVVANISIPYATEAIKVVLAAVVKVANAPATPVGLQVAEVGDGQSQILSWQPNQEPDLAGYKLYLGSASGNYNQILTLTTPVDTLRGLTENQRVYAAVSAIDQSGNESLLTPELAFTPRTAPVAPAALEATSRTSTITLTWQANNVELDLAGYNLYRSLSPQQGFALAAFVPAPQTTWEDANVAPRTFYYYQIKAVDRTAIESAASNLVKGRLATHDQGILIVDNTRDGDGSALRPTDEAVDNFYRALLAGYNVTSEWDLADSTAQQIALSDADLGIYSTVIWHVDARQARPMTADTVALRKYLAQGGNLWLVGWSLLRSLGTPPSNEAVYPNGSFVRDFLKIRAARVATDRDFKAAESQMAGYPSLRVDSLRATLFSGNLLEIDAFLPPLAEEPQTETIYNYVSAAGIAGVNHGRPVGLRYLSDRYRLVVFDFPLYFMEAGAAAEAARKALADLGEMATVVEEGTAPHGSVPQQFALQQNYPNPFNPSTTIRYQLPVASHVTLAIFNTAGQEVARLVNGVQPPGTYTVSWQGKTPEGKPVASGIYFCKMMTENFTQVRKMALVR, encoded by the coding sequence ATGACATGGAATCAGATGGTTGTTGCTTGCCGCTGGTGGCTGGTTTCGTTGGCAGTTGCATTTGCGGTGTCGGGACAGAGTCCCGCGGTGCTGGTGCGCTTCGATCTGCGCCAGCCCGAGGAGGTGAGCCGCTTGCAGGGCTTGCCGCTCAAAGTTTGCTTGCGCACGGACAACTTCGTGCTGGCAACCGTTGCGGTGACGGAGCTGCCGCACTTGCAGCGCAGCGGCCTCGCTCATGAAATTGTCGATCGCGAGGCTTGGTCGCAGCCGTACTATCTCCTCGGCCGGCCGGCGCTCGCCAAAACCTTGCCCGCCGGGCGCACCGCAAAGGTCATTGTTGAAAGCGCAACGGAAACCGTAGTCAAAATGAGCGCAGCAGAGGCGCTGCTGGCGGCGCAACAGGGGTTGCAGCCGGTGCGGCTGGCAGAGCGTCCGCTGCCGCTGGTGGCCGGCGGACCGCAATTTCACCCGCAACTGGCCGCTGCCGGCGCGGATACCATGCTGCAGCGCTTGGTGAAGCAAGTTTCGGACTCGACCATCGGCGCATATTTGCGGCGGCTGGAGGATTTTCGCAGCCGCTATTCCTTCTCCGATTCCATCGTGCCGGCGCGGCAGTGGCTGTTCAAAAAATTCCAGGAATTCGGCTACACCAACGTGCGGTTCGATCCCTTCCCCTGGTTCAACACCACGCAACTGAATGTGGTGGCAACCAAACCGGGAACGCACAAAACGCCGCGGCTGATCATCGTCGGCGGACATTATGATTCAGTGGTGTATGACGGCGGCAATGCCGCGGTGTATGCGCCGGGCGTGGATGACAACGGCTCCGGCACGGTGGGCACGCTGGAAGTGGCGCGCGTGCTGGCCGGCGAGGAGTTGGAAACCACGGTGCTGTTCATTCCCTTTGCCGGAGAAGAACAGGGCTTGGGCGGCAGCCAGCATTTCGCGGAGAATGCCTTGAACCAGGGCCTGCCCATCGATCTCGTGCTCAACATGGACATGATCGCCAATGTCGCGGATGCCTATCCTGATTTCAACATTCTGACCGACCGCCCCACAGAAGGATTTGCGCGGCTGGTCGAGCAACTGACCAGGCAATACAGCACGCTGATTCCGGTGGTGGCGCCCAGCGGCAGCGGCAGCGATCATTTCTACTTTCAACAGTACGGCTTTCGTGCACTGTTCATTCAAGAGGGTGACTTCAGCCCGCATTGGCATCTGTCCTCGGACGTGGTGGCCAACATCAGCATTCCTTATGCGACGGAAGCCATCAAGGTGGTGCTGGCCGCGGTGGTGAAAGTGGCGAATGCGCCGGCAACGCCGGTGGGACTGCAGGTCGCGGAAGTGGGCGACGGGCAATCGCAAATCTTGAGCTGGCAGCCCAATCAAGAGCCGGATTTGGCGGGCTACAAGCTTTATCTCGGCTCTGCCAGCGGCAATTACAATCAAATTCTCACGCTGACCACACCGGTGGATACGCTGCGCGGCCTGACGGAAAACCAGCGCGTGTATGCCGCGGTGTCGGCCATCGACCAAAGCGGCAACGAGAGTTTGTTGACGCCGGAACTGGCGTTCACGCCCCGCACCGCACCGGTGGCGCCCGCGGCACTGGAGGCGACCTCGCGCACCAGCACGATTACGCTCACCTGGCAAGCCAACAACGTCGAACTGGATTTGGCCGGGTACAACCTCTATCGCAGCCTGTCACCGCAGCAAGGTTTCGCCCTGGCCGCGTTCGTGCCGGCGCCGCAAACCACCTGGGAGGATGCCAACGTTGCGCCGCGCACTTTTTACTATTACCAAATCAAGGCAGTGGATCGCACTGCGATCGAAAGCGCAGCCTCGAATTTGGTGAAAGGAAGGCTGGCCACGCATGATCAGGGCATCTTGATCGTGGACAACACGCGCGACGGCGACGGCAGCGCGTTGCGGCCCACCGATGAGGCAGTGGACAACTTCTATCGCGCGCTGTTGGCGGGTTACAACGTCACGAGTGAGTGGGATCTGGCGGACAGCACGGCGCAACAGATCGCCCTGAGCGACGCCGACCTGGGCATCTATTCCACCGTGATTTGGCACGTGGATGCGCGGCAGGCCCGGCCGATGACGGCGGACACGGTGGCGTTGCGCAAGTATCTCGCGCAGGGCGGCAATCTCTGGCTGGTGGGCTGGTCGCTGCTGCGCTCACTGGGCACGCCGCCGAGCAACGAGGCCGTTTATCCGAACGGCAGTTTTGTGCGCGACTTTCTGAAAATCCGCGCGGCCCGGGTTGCCACTGATCGTGATTTCAAAGCGGCAGAAAGCCAAATGGCGGGCTATCCCTCGCTCAGGGTCGACAGCTTGCGCGCCACGCTGTTCAGCGGCAACCTGTTGGAGATCGACGCTTTTCTGCCGCCGCTGGCAGAGGAGCCGCAGACCGAGACGATCTACAACTATGTCTCCGCCGCGGGCATTGCCGGGGTGAATCACGGCCGGCCCGTGGGCTTGCGCTATTTGAGCGACCGTTACCGTCTGGTGGTGTTCGATTTTCCGCTTTATTTCATGGAGGCAGGAGCAGCGGCAGAAGCGGCCCGCAAAGCGCTGGCGGATTTGGGCGAGATGGCGACGGTGGTCGAGGAGGGCACTGCGCCGCACGGCAGCGTGCCGCAGCAATTTGCCTTGCAGCAAAACTACCCCAATCCTTTCAATCCCAGCACCACCATTCGCTATCAATTGCCGGTGGCGAGCCACGTCACGCTAGCCATTTTCAACACGGCCGGCCAGGAAGTGGCGCGCCTGGTGAATGGCGTGCAGCCGCCGGGAACCTACACCGTGTCGTGGCAGGGCAAAACGCCGGAGGGCAAACCGGTGGCTTCCGGAATCTACTTCTGCAAGATGATGACGGAGAATTTCACGCAGGTGCGGAAGATGGCACTGGTGCGGTAG
- a CDS encoding FG-GAP-like repeat-containing protein: MKPANGQRTLGPARGGWWRALLAGLCAASTVLPMPGDPTVKAPLKFTNVTQAAGLDRETDAMRALFVDFDSDGWVDLQLINRHYQPCLLYRNQRNGTFTDVAEASGLRLRFNHAATFWVDLDNDGDQDCLSAGENQDEYFINNGVQVSGEVTFTSRGSLFGRASTGRNTGLAIADFDNDGLVDIFAAQGNLDPRPEPADRALLLRNLGQGKFAEVSQTAGLPDFFDVSRAFWTDLNRDGWPDLIILNNSRPFLQAFLNRRDKFQEATTTAGLDAIAFEHEAPAFFDAMDLNHDGDLDLLIDLPSRCYLYQNGRFVATPHHRLFPSAFDSRLLQLLARADVDNDGFLDLLATSADGLVSAWRGRVGGQFEEKAVPIHAWNPELSFYSLSAGDYDNDGDLDLISVAPGGCVLYRNDSPQHHWLQIQLKGLASNADGIGSRVEIVAKDLRQTITSGVNQQIHFGLGVHSHADSLRISWPSGQVQQLVRVAANQRLIITQPMITNFEDITAAAGIVGAWQSRGAACGDFDNDGHLDLVVNGGHGMLFHNNCNGTFTEVAEKSGIYTTRWSHNGGVAWGDFNNDGRLDLFFTHESKMLHRLFLGQTDGSFLEVTTEAGVALPGNGGPVLLADFDRNGFLDVLIPSAVPVQLFLNQGNATFVESAQAAGLVNIRSAKHMTGCTGDYDNDGDIDVYLTNSNWSYKKHDAPNYLFRDRGDGTFEDVTVPAGVADSTNSKGAIFADYDNDGDLDLYVANDGGDNRLFRNNGDGTFDDMAAQAGVAGPFAAHAPNFADMDNDGDLDLYVTASSWLIDSLQAVHRLLPDVLYRNNGFDPALGWTFTDITTAAGIDNPAHCLAAIWGDIDNDGDLDLFLCNSYDKRLGAPKVNFPPYPENKLYRNLGNSNHYLHLSLVGHRSNRAAIGVRVAARAGDLRQIREVQGGGMHTSQNSLRLAFGFGLREKVEELIIRWPSGIVQTLKQPRLNQILTVAEPFKAGPIQLERATLAAVQWWSWRLGGVLVLLALLWWSAKRVVPVLAHQFRRLALVRKDRHFRPVAELLRTPPSRSLPVPASGQLPASVKVSISLIEFKNDLLLTHTLEQVRGLEEAFPDFHLGRQEKQPYLLRAEKLRHLKLDVQEAFAAYAAYVRHGQKAELSPAQALRDIGHRLHRFFGLAGFYNRLFSLPAHLAAQVEFVLDSLELPWPLVYDEEQQCFLCERFSCAVSFPVFPAPGAGFRGLADETAGRGAAPEAIIFYGDWHGDRKELQEVNAEIQEVEGILRQAGTRVHLVSQDLDQLAELLLEMETQRRNLRVLHYCGHVEGSKLAAGEESYLAPGFFRETVGVTLPSQPIVFLNGCRSGGMTAARGENLSNELLECGAAACLITGLPVHETGARRVAARFYHHFVQQAATAGEALRRTCVELGQARHAAGRDPEYDITRYCYSLHGAPFAKFCAPP; encoded by the coding sequence ATGAAACCGGCAAACGGACAACGAACCCTTGGGCCGGCGCGCGGCGGCTGGTGGCGGGCCTTGCTCGCCGGACTGTGCGCTGCCTCGACCGTTCTGCCCATGCCAGGCGACCCCACGGTGAAGGCTCCGCTCAAATTCACCAACGTCACCCAGGCTGCCGGCCTCGATCGCGAAACCGATGCCATGCGCGCCCTCTTCGTCGACTTTGACAGTGATGGTTGGGTGGATCTGCAATTGATCAATCGCCATTATCAACCCTGTTTACTCTATCGCAATCAACGCAACGGCACCTTCACGGACGTGGCCGAAGCCAGCGGGCTGCGCCTGCGCTTCAATCACGCTGCGACATTCTGGGTGGATTTGGACAACGACGGCGACCAGGATTGTTTGAGTGCCGGCGAGAATCAGGATGAATATTTCATCAACAATGGCGTGCAGGTTTCCGGCGAGGTGACCTTCACTTCGCGCGGCAGCTTGTTCGGACGTGCCAGCACCGGCCGCAACACCGGCCTGGCAATCGCGGATTTTGACAATGATGGACTGGTTGACATTTTTGCTGCGCAGGGCAATCTCGATCCCCGGCCCGAACCCGCCGACCGCGCGCTACTGTTGCGAAATCTCGGCCAGGGAAAATTCGCCGAGGTGAGCCAAACCGCCGGCCTTCCCGATTTCTTCGATGTCAGCCGCGCGTTTTGGACCGACTTGAACCGGGATGGCTGGCCCGACTTGATCATTCTCAACAATTCGCGGCCTTTCTTGCAGGCGTTCCTGAATCGCCGTGACAAGTTTCAGGAGGCCACGACCACGGCCGGTTTGGATGCCATCGCTTTCGAACACGAGGCCCCGGCGTTTTTCGATGCCATGGACCTGAATCACGACGGGGATTTGGACCTGCTCATCGATCTCCCGTCCCGTTGTTACCTTTATCAAAATGGCCGCTTTGTGGCGACGCCGCATCACCGCCTCTTTCCTTCTGCGTTTGACTCACGGTTGCTGCAATTGCTCGCGCGGGCCGATGTTGATAATGACGGCTTTCTTGATTTGCTCGCCACCTCGGCTGACGGCCTCGTCAGCGCCTGGCGCGGCAGAGTAGGTGGTCAATTTGAAGAAAAGGCCGTGCCCATTCATGCGTGGAATCCCGAGCTGTCTTTCTATTCGCTGAGCGCCGGCGATTATGATAATGACGGCGATCTCGATCTCATTTCCGTCGCGCCCGGCGGCTGCGTGCTATATCGCAACGACAGCCCGCAACATCATTGGCTGCAAATTCAGCTCAAAGGCCTCGCCAGCAATGCTGATGGCATTGGCAGCCGCGTGGAAATCGTGGCAAAAGATCTGCGCCAAACCATCACGAGCGGCGTCAATCAGCAAATTCATTTCGGATTGGGTGTCCATTCGCATGCCGACAGCCTGCGCATTTCCTGGCCCTCCGGCCAGGTCCAGCAGCTCGTGCGCGTTGCAGCAAATCAACGGTTGATCATCACCCAACCGATGATCACCAATTTTGAAGACATCACTGCCGCCGCCGGCATTGTCGGCGCGTGGCAATCGCGCGGCGCCGCCTGCGGCGACTTTGATAACGACGGCCATCTCGATCTTGTCGTCAATGGCGGCCACGGCATGCTGTTTCACAACAACTGCAATGGCACGTTCACCGAGGTCGCCGAAAAAAGCGGCATCTACACGACGCGCTGGTCGCATAACGGCGGGGTGGCGTGGGGAGATTTCAACAACGATGGCCGATTGGATCTGTTTTTCACGCATGAAAGCAAGATGCTGCATCGTCTTTTCCTCGGCCAAACGGATGGCAGTTTTCTCGAAGTGACCACGGAAGCTGGTGTTGCGTTGCCGGGTAATGGCGGGCCGGTGCTTTTGGCGGATTTCGACCGCAACGGCTTTTTAGACGTACTGATTCCCAGCGCCGTGCCGGTGCAATTGTTTCTCAATCAGGGCAATGCCACCTTTGTCGAATCCGCGCAAGCAGCCGGCTTGGTCAACATTCGTTCTGCGAAACACATGACCGGCTGCACGGGCGATTACGATAATGACGGCGACATTGATGTCTATTTGACCAACTCCAACTGGTCGTACAAAAAGCACGATGCGCCCAACTATCTTTTCCGCGATCGCGGCGACGGCACGTTTGAAGATGTCACCGTGCCGGCGGGCGTGGCGGATTCGACCAATTCCAAAGGCGCCATTTTTGCGGATTACGACAATGACGGCGACTTGGATTTGTACGTGGCCAACGACGGCGGTGACAATCGGTTGTTTCGCAACAACGGCGACGGCACTTTTGATGACATGGCAGCGCAAGCCGGTGTCGCCGGTCCTTTTGCCGCGCATGCGCCCAACTTTGCTGACATGGACAATGACGGCGATTTGGATTTGTATGTGACGGCGTCAAGTTGGTTAATCGACAGCCTGCAAGCCGTCCATCGTCTCTTGCCAGATGTGTTGTACCGCAATAATGGTTTTGACCCTGCACTGGGATGGACCTTCACCGACATCACCACGGCCGCGGGCATCGATAATCCTGCGCATTGTCTTGCGGCGATATGGGGAGATATTGATAATGACGGTGATCTCGACCTGTTTTTGTGCAACAGCTATGACAAACGCCTGGGAGCGCCCAAAGTCAATTTCCCGCCTTATCCGGAAAACAAACTCTACCGCAATCTCGGCAACAGCAATCATTATCTTCACCTGAGTCTGGTTGGCCACCGCAGCAACCGCGCCGCGATTGGCGTCCGCGTCGCAGCGCGCGCCGGAGATTTGCGGCAAATCCGCGAAGTGCAAGGCGGCGGCATGCACACTTCGCAAAACAGCCTGCGCCTCGCCTTCGGTTTTGGCCTCCGCGAAAAGGTGGAGGAACTGATCATTCGCTGGCCGAGCGGCATCGTGCAGACGCTGAAGCAGCCACGCCTCAATCAAATTCTCACTGTTGCAGAGCCTTTCAAAGCCGGACCGATCCAGCTCGAGCGGGCAACGCTCGCCGCGGTGCAGTGGTGGTCTTGGCGGCTTGGCGGCGTGCTGGTGCTGCTCGCTCTCCTGTGGTGGAGCGCCAAACGCGTGGTTCCTGTGCTGGCGCACCAGTTTCGGCGCCTCGCTCTGGTGCGCAAAGACCGGCACTTCCGTCCGGTTGCGGAACTGCTGCGCACGCCGCCATCCCGCTCTCTCCCCGTGCCGGCGTCCGGCCAACTGCCGGCCAGCGTCAAAGTGAGCATCAGTTTGATCGAATTCAAAAACGATCTGCTCTTGACGCACACGCTCGAACAGGTGCGTGGCCTGGAGGAGGCCTTTCCCGATTTCCATCTCGGGCGCCAGGAAAAGCAGCCTTATCTTTTGCGCGCGGAAAAGCTCCGCCATCTCAAGCTGGATGTGCAGGAGGCCTTTGCGGCTTATGCCGCCTACGTGCGGCACGGCCAGAAAGCGGAACTTTCGCCGGCACAGGCGCTGCGCGACATCGGGCACCGGCTGCATCGCTTCTTTGGCCTGGCCGGCTTCTACAATCGCTTGTTCAGCCTGCCGGCCCATCTCGCGGCGCAGGTGGAATTCGTGCTCGACAGTCTCGAGCTGCCCTGGCCTCTGGTCTATGATGAGGAGCAGCAGTGCTTTCTCTGCGAGCGGTTCTCTTGCGCCGTTTCCTTTCCGGTTTTTCCGGCGCCCGGCGCCGGCTTTCGTGGCCTTGCGGATGAAACAGCCGGCCGCGGCGCGGCGCCGGAGGCCATCATCTTCTACGGCGATTGGCACGGTGATCGCAAAGAGCTGCAGGAAGTCAACGCTGAAATTCAGGAGGTGGAAGGCATTCTGCGCCAGGCGGGAACCCGGGTGCACCTGGTGTCGCAGGATCTCGATCAATTGGCCGAGCTGCTGCTGGAGATGGAGACGCAGAGGCGCAACCTGCGCGTGCTGCACTACTGCGGTCACGTCGAAGGCAGCAAGCTCGCTGCGGGTGAGGAGAGCTACCTCGCGCCGGGCTTCTTCCGCGAAACCGTGGGCGTCACCCTGCCCTCACAGCCGATTGTCTTTCTCAATGGCTGCCGCTCCGGCGGCATGACCGCAGCGCGCGGCGAGAACCTCTCCAACGAACTGCTCGAATGCGGCGCCGCCGCCTGCCTCATCACCGGCCTCCCGGTGCATGAAACCGGCGCCCGCCGGGTGGCCGCGCGCTTCTATCACCATTTCGTGCAACAAGCCGCGACGGCCGGCGAAGCGCTGCGCCGCACGTGTGTGGAACTGGGACAAGCGCGCCATGCCGCGGGCCGCGATCCGGAGTATGACATCACCCGGTATTGCTACAGCCTCCACGGCGCGCCGTTTGCGAAGTTCTGCGCTCCGCCTTGA
- a CDS encoding RNA polymerase sigma factor produces MTVPDDEILIQQYQQGEEGAFRTLFQRYHAYVYKVLIRKGVPGADAEDFTQDLFLKLTTALRHFAGRSTFKTYLDRSITHKLIDFYRRQRASGLRRPTELIDLLELAPPAAFASRSFSPTPAGGDLEESLGNCLAKLRSVARRAVLALWLDGFKLRQIAEILALPQGTVTSHLARGRVQLRQCLEHELGHQLMRQP; encoded by the coding sequence ATGACCGTGCCCGACGATGAAATTCTGATTCAGCAGTATCAGCAGGGGGAGGAGGGGGCGTTCCGGACTCTGTTTCAACGCTATCATGCGTATGTCTACAAAGTCCTGATCCGCAAAGGTGTACCCGGCGCGGATGCGGAAGATTTCACGCAGGATCTCTTTCTCAAACTCACCACCGCGCTGCGCCATTTCGCCGGCCGCAGCACCTTCAAAACCTACCTCGATCGTTCCATCACGCACAAGCTGATTGATTTCTATCGCCGGCAGCGCGCCTCCGGACTGCGGCGCCCAACCGAGCTGATCGATTTGCTCGAACTCGCGCCGCCGGCTGCGTTCGCCTCCCGCAGCTTCAGTCCAACGCCTGCCGGTGGCGACCTGGAGGAGAGTCTCGGCAATTGCCTGGCGAAACTGCGCAGCGTCGCGCGGCGCGCCGTGCTCGCGCTCTGGCTCGATGGCTTTAAGCTGCGGCAAATCGCCGAAATTCTCGCGCTGCCCCAGGGTACGGTGACTTCTCATTTGGCGCGCGGCCGCGTGCAGTTGCGGCAGTGTCTGGAACACGAGCTGGGCCACCAACTCATGAGGCAGCCATGA